TAGCGTCTTTTGAATTCGTGAATGAATCGGAGCGCAAGCGTTTCTACCTCCTCTCCTGCCCGGGCGTGCTCGTTGCTATTGAGATAGACCGACTCGCATTCCATCAGGAGCGGCCGCACCACGCTCCAGAACTGGTGACTCCAATAAACCGTCTTGATCCCGGTCCGCTGCCTCGCCTGCTCCTTCGTCAGCTTCTCCCCCTCCCAGAGGGCGATATGTTCATTCGTCTCCCGAAGAAACAGCACCTCCCGCATTTCCTCGCGCGCCGCCCCTGGGAAGAGCACCAGGGTTGTCTCCTCTTGATCAACCCCGGTCAGGTAGAAGAGATCGGAGTTTTGGCGAAAGCCTAAGATCCCATCCGCATTGCTTGGCTGCGGATCATTGGAATTCACCACGGCCAGCGATCCCTGGGCCATGGCACCGACCAGGCGACCGCGATTGCCAACAAAAAGCTCGGGATCCAACGGAGGGCACTTCATCCGCCCATCCCTAGGGTGAAAGAGTCGCCTGAGCAAATGCTCGTCACCTCGCCAGAAACTCGTCCTAATTTTGAACGATGGGGGCGCCGGGAGGTCGAAGTCACCAGAACGCCATGGCCTCTCTCCCACGCCTCTTTTCCTCCGTATCCAGCTATGCCGGTCTTCTTAGCCGCGGCCAAGCGGAACAGTTGGCAGCATCGCTTGCTTCGGAAGGCCCGATCCGAGGGCTCCGTTGTCTGCTTATACCAGGCCACAGAAATAGCTGGTAGAAGGGCCGCGTGAATTTCGGGCCAGACCAAGGCACGACGAGGGCGCAGTGCAAGCACTGCAACCGAGGAGAAACGCCGGGCTGGCTTGAAAGGCACCGGCTCTACCCCCCTTGCGCTTCAGCGCCTTTTTCCACAACCATAACCTTCCATTCTGCCAGCTAATTCTGTGGGTTGGTATTACGATCGCCATTTGCTTCGGCCTCTACGGATTCACGGTCGGCCTCTGGCGTTCTCCTTGGATGGCAGTCTATGTGGCCGTGAAATTCCCGGCCCTCATCGTCTTGGTTCTTCTTTGTAATGGGCTGCTCAATGCCTTGCTGGCGACCGTTCTGGGAAGCGGCCTCTCCTTCCGACAGACCGGCAAGTGTCTTTTAATCGCCTTTTCCACCACGGGAATCATCCTAGCCTCGCTGTCTCCCATCGCCCTCGTCCAAGCCCTCAACTGCCCACCACCTGAGCAAGTGGGTGGCCCCCTGGGACACTCTCTCCTTCTGCTCACTCACACCGGGCTGATCGCCTTTGCGGGGGTCGTGGCTCATGCCAAACAGCTTCGCTTGCTAACGGAGCTTTGCCCGTCTCCGAAAATCGCCAAGCAAACCTTCTTTGCCTGGATCGGCGGGAGCCTCTTCGTGGGAGCGCAGCTTTCATGGATCTTGAGACCTTGGTTTGGCTCCACGCAGTTGGAAGTGGCCTTTCTTCGGCCTGACCCGCTGCGGGGCGATTTCTACAACGCCGTTTGGCGATCAGCGACTCATCTTTTCGCCCGCTCCGGCCTGCCCGGCACCCTCCTCGGGTGGATCCTCACCCTCAGCCTACTCCTCTTGCTAGGCTCCCTTCTCCGAACCAAACAAAAACCAATATGAACGAAAGCACATCGGCTCCCCTCCCTCCATCTCCTCAGCCACCAAAGAAGCCCCAAGCGCCCCAAGTCAGCTTCGAAGCCTTGCCCCAAGGGCTCGGCTTCCTTCAGACCTTCGAAGCTCTGCTCAAGCGCCCCGGCAGCACCGTCCGCGCGCTAGAGGAGGAAGGTCCGCAACGCTTCCTCGGAAAGCATAGCGCGGCCGCCCTGAGCTGCTTGCTTCCCTTCGGTCTCGTCCTCGGTGCCTTTAGCGGAGGCACGCAATTTTGGGCGGCTCCTCTGAAAATAGTGGTGGGACTCAGCTTGAGCGCCTTGATTTGCCTGCCCAGCTTTTACATCTTTCTGTGTTTGGCGGGAGTCGAAGTGCGCTTTTCCACCGTGGCGGGGCTTCTGGTGGCCTGCATTACCCTCACCGCTCTGCTCTTGGTGGGATTCGCACCCCTTCTTTGGATCTTCTCCACCTCGACCGACTCCCTGCCCTTCATAGGATTCCTCATCATCCTGGTTTGGATCGTGAGTCTCCTCATCGCCTTCAAAATTCCCAAGCTCCTCCTGCAATGGCTCCAGTCCCCTCCCGCACCGCACCTCTCCCTGTGGAAAGTCCTCTTTGTCTTCGTCACCCTACAAATGTCCACCACCCTACGCCCGCTTGTGGGGCGGTCAGAGGTGTTCTTAACCAACGAAAAAAAGTTCTTCCTCGTTCACTGGCTGGAAGAGTCATCTCGACCTGCCAAATGAACTGGAAGCGTTCCTGCTCCTCCAAAACTCAGCGGAAACCCTCTGCCAATTCCCCTGCCATCTCCGCCAAGCCAATCACATCGATATTTTCCCCCTTGGGATAACGTTCCTTTCCCCCATAGACCAAAAAAGTTTGATCGGGTTGGATGTCCTCAATGGCTTGCCTAAGGCCGCGTTCCATTTTCGGGGCAGTGCTGCGTTTGATTTCCATCGCCCAAAGCCGATTTCCCGGAAGTTCCAATACCAAATCCAACTCCACCCCAGTGGCCGTCCGATAAAAGCTGGCCTGGGTTCGCTCCGGCGCTACCCGCAAGAGATTCTCTATCACATACCCCTCCCAACTCATCCCCACAATAGGATGCCCCAGCAGCTGATGATGACTGTCGATGCCCAGCAAGCCATGGAGAAGGCCACTGTCACGGAGATAGACTTTGGGCGATTTGACCAAGCGCTTCCTGAGACTGGCATGGTAAGGGGGCAAACGCCTGACCAGCAGGAGATCCACCATCAAGTCCAAATACCCGGCCACCGTCTTGCCTGTCATCTCCAGATTGCGTGCCATCTGGGCGGCGTTGTAGAGGCTCCCCTGTTGATGAGCGAGCATACTCCAAAAGCGCCGCAAGGTGGTGGCCGGAATGCGCGGCCCCAGCATGGGAATGTCACGTTCCAGATAGGTGGTGATGAACTGCTCCCTCCATCGAAGGCTGGCCTGGTCATCGACCGCCAACACGCTGTCGGGAAAGCCCCCTCGCCACCAAAGAGCCTCTTTTGAGGGAGCTTCCAGGATGTCCAGCGGAGACAACTCCAAGTAGGCGATCCGCCCGGCCAGCGTCTCGCTTGATTGTTGCAGCAAGTCAATCGAAGCGGAGCCCAAAAGAACAAAATGCCCCGCTTTCTGCCCCGCCAGACGACGCTCATCGATCAAGCCTCGCAAGACCTGAAAAAGCCCCGGCCTTCTCTGCACTTCGTCCAAAATCACGAGTCGATCCTGAAACTGCTCCAAGTAGCCTCTGGCATCCGCTAGCTTCTCGAAATCCTGCGGATTCTCCAGATCGAGGTATTCCGGCGGCAAGTCGCCCGAGACCCCCTCGGCATACTTGCGCACCAAGGTCGTCTTCCCGACCTGACGGGGCCCAAGCACACAGACTGCCGGAAATTGGCGCAAATAGTCCGGAAGAAAGGCAGCCATGCGACGCTCAATCATCATTGTAATCCTATACCATAACTATAGATTTACAAACAAATGAGCTTAGCCTCCCAAGCAAGATTTCCCAGCCAGCTGCGCGTGAACCGCCAGCATGGCCGCATGAATTCGGGGCAGGCCTGGGAAAAACGAGAGCGTTCTAACAGCGCCCATGCAAGGCCTCCCCGCGCAGCCCAGTGCCCCTGAACTCATTCCAGATCTGCTAAAGCTGCTCGGCAAAGCGCTCCCCATCCCTTGGACAGCCAATCAGGGGACGGCTGGCGTTGCTCGCCTTTCTCTCCTTGACCGCTTCCCCCCTCCTAGCCGTCCCCACGCCTTCGAGAGACGCAAAATCTGTGTCTTGACAGCCAGGCCATGGAGAGGATTCTAGGTCTCAGGGGTGCCCATTTCCGGGCTGAGATCTTCCTCGGGGAGAAACCCTTTGAACCTGCTCCGGGTCATGCCGGCGAAGGGAGTGATGGCGGGCCACTGCATTGCTTCGTTTGTCCGGTCACGCCCAGGCAGCTCATCTTGTTCTGCCACCCTTATTCGAATCACTATGATTTCCTCCGACCATTCCGAATCCACCCCGGAAAATTCCAAGCGACGCAGCGACTACACTGGGAATTTCATCGAAGAAATCGACAACCGAGAGGAGCTGGAGGCCATTGAAAAAGACCCCACGAACTTTCCGAACTCCACCCGGATCTACGCCCAGGGAGAGCTCCACCGCTCGGTCGAAGTCCCCATGCGTGAGATCCGTCTCTCCGACACCGAGCACCCCAATGGCCTCGTCGAAAAAAACGCCCCCATCCGCGTTTATGATTGCTCGGGACCTTGGGGCGACCCGGACTTCGCTGGCGACGTCACCCAAGGCCTCCCCGGCCTGCGCCGCCAATGGATTCTCGAACGCCAGGATGTGGAGGAATACCAAGGCCGCTCCATCAAGCCGGAGGACAATGGCTACATCAGCGAGGCCCATGCCGAGCGATACAACGAAAGCAAGCGAGCCAAAAACAAACTCAAGGAATACCCCGGCCTCAAGCGACGCCCCCTGCGCGCCAACAGTGAGCGGCCGGTGACCCAGAAGTGGTATGCCGAACAGGGCCTCATCACACCGGAGATGGAGTTCGTCGCCATTCGCGAAAACATGGGGCGCAAACAGGAGTTTGAAACGATCTGCGATCAGTATCCCGATCCGGCCGCAGCCCCCGCGGAAGTGCGCGCTCGCATGGAGCAAATTTGCTCCACCCCAGAAGGCTACAACATGCCGAGACCCTCTCAGATCAATCCCCACGCCCAGGTCCCGCGCAACGTCATGCAGCACCAGCACCCCGGCCAAGGCTGGGGTGCCCAGGTCCCCCCAGTCATCTCACCGGAGTTTGTGCGGGACGAAGTGGCCCGCGGACGTGCCATCATCCCCGCCAACATCAATC
The genomic region above belongs to Verrucomicrobiota bacterium and contains:
- a CDS encoding ATP-binding protein produces the protein MIERRMAAFLPDYLRQFPAVCVLGPRQVGKTTLVRKYAEGVSGDLPPEYLDLENPQDFEKLADARGYLEQFQDRLVILDEVQRRPGLFQVLRGLIDERRLAGQKAGHFVLLGSASIDLLQQSSETLAGRIAYLELSPLDILEAPSKEALWWRGGFPDSVLAVDDQASLRWREQFITTYLERDIPMLGPRIPATTLRRFWSMLAHQQGSLYNAAQMARNLEMTGKTVAGYLDLMVDLLLVRRLPPYHASLRKRLVKSPKVYLRDSGLLHGLLGIDSHHQLLGHPIVGMSWEGYVIENLLRVAPERTQASFYRTATGVELDLVLELPGNRLWAMEIKRSTAPKMERGLRQAIEDIQPDQTFLVYGGKERYPKGENIDVIGLAEMAGELAEGFR